A section of the Rossellomorea marisflavi genome encodes:
- the hutG gene encoding formimidoylglutamase — protein MNMPIKPAGQAAFKDRYTTKVAELLKPWEEGDRGAAAILGVPLSKPSISHSGASFAPGAIRNALNGFTTYRIESREDLTSPLIDFGDVVMHPTSIMESHERITTAVRHVLTQEAAPFTILLGGDHSITTSAVKALCEEKGKVGIIQFDAHHDLRNTEDGGPTNGTPFRRLLEEGIIKGENLIQIGIRNYSNAKAYHEYALEQGVTVHTMKDVRESGTAELVRQGIGLLKDRVDVIYLSVDMDVLDQSYAPGCPAISPGGMSPDELLDGLHEALKHPGVTAMDIVEIDPTLDFRDMTSRIAALLVVETAAVLNT, from the coding sequence ATGAATATGCCTATTAAACCGGCAGGACAGGCGGCATTCAAGGATCGCTATACCACAAAGGTCGCCGAGCTCCTGAAGCCGTGGGAAGAAGGGGATAGGGGAGCAGCGGCCATCCTGGGCGTCCCCTTATCCAAGCCGTCCATTTCCCATTCAGGGGCAAGCTTCGCACCGGGTGCGATCCGGAACGCGCTGAATGGATTCACTACCTACCGGATCGAGAGCCGGGAAGATCTCACTTCCCCCCTCATCGATTTCGGCGATGTCGTCATGCACCCGACCTCCATAATGGAATCACATGAACGGATCACCACAGCCGTCCGTCATGTACTGACTCAGGAAGCGGCACCGTTCACGATTCTGCTCGGAGGGGATCATTCCATCACCACATCCGCAGTCAAAGCTCTTTGCGAAGAAAAAGGGAAGGTAGGGATCATCCAGTTCGATGCCCACCACGACCTTCGGAACACAGAAGACGGTGGCCCCACCAACGGCACCCCGTTCAGAAGGCTGCTTGAGGAAGGGATTATCAAGGGAGAGAACCTCATCCAGATCGGCATCCGCAACTACAGCAATGCCAAAGCCTATCATGAATATGCCCTCGAACAAGGTGTGACGGTCCATACGATGAAGGACGTAAGGGAGAGCGGGACGGCAGAACTTGTCCGCCAGGGAATCGGATTACTGAAGGACCGGGTGGACGTCATCTATCTGTCCGTAGACATGGACGTCCTCGATCAATCCTACGCTCCAGGCTGCCCTGCCATCAGTCCAGGAGGCATGAGTCCTGATGAGCTCCTGGATGGCCTCCACGAGGCTCTGAAGCACCCTGGGGTCACGGCCATGGATATCGTGGAGATCGACCCTACGCTCGATTTCAGGGATATGACGAGCCGGATCGCAGCGCTACTGGTAGTGGAAACGGCAGCGGTCCTCAACACATAA
- the hutI gene encoding imidazolonepropionase, which produces MTYDLIIEHIGELLTMDHGEGPIRGEDMKHLPVKKNAAIAIKDGLVAWVGTQEEAASLHAKERLDAGGKLVSPGLVDPHTHLVFGGSREHEMALKQQGVPYLEILKQGGGILSTVGSTRKATEEELLSKAKFHLDRMLSHGVTTVEAKSGYGLDKETELKQLRVAKQLNHEHPVEIVSTFLGAHAIPPEYKGCPEAFLDVMLQLLGDIEKEDLAEFVDIFCETGVFSVEQSRAFLLKAKEKGFSVKIHADEIDPLGGTEMAVGIGAVSGDHLVGASPEGIKALGEGNTIAVLLPGTSFYLNKGKYANARGMIEAGAAVTLSTDFNPGSSPTENLQLIMNLASLQLKMTPEEIWNAVTVNAAHAINRGDVAGKIAVGRKADIVLWDAPNHHYIPYHYGVNHTAAVVKSGRVVYRRRIDHEYAY; this is translated from the coding sequence ATGACCTACGATCTGATCATCGAACATATTGGCGAACTCCTCACTATGGACCATGGGGAGGGGCCGATCAGGGGAGAAGACATGAAGCACCTCCCTGTGAAAAAGAATGCAGCCATTGCCATCAAGGACGGCCTCGTTGCCTGGGTCGGGACACAGGAAGAGGCAGCAAGCCTTCATGCAAAAGAGCGGCTGGACGCAGGAGGGAAGCTCGTATCGCCAGGACTCGTCGATCCCCATACACATCTCGTATTCGGCGGATCGAGGGAGCACGAAATGGCCCTGAAGCAGCAAGGGGTCCCGTATCTCGAAATCCTCAAGCAGGGCGGTGGCATCCTTTCCACCGTGGGCTCGACTCGGAAGGCGACTGAAGAAGAACTCCTATCGAAGGCCAAATTCCATCTCGACCGGATGCTCTCCCATGGTGTCACCACCGTTGAAGCAAAATCAGGCTATGGCCTGGATAAGGAAACCGAGCTGAAGCAGCTCAGGGTCGCCAAACAGCTCAACCATGAGCATCCAGTCGAGATCGTCTCGACGTTCCTCGGGGCTCACGCCATCCCGCCTGAATACAAAGGGTGTCCAGAGGCATTTTTGGATGTCATGCTTCAGCTTTTGGGAGACATCGAAAAAGAAGATCTCGCTGAATTCGTCGACATCTTCTGTGAGACGGGGGTATTCTCCGTGGAGCAGTCCAGGGCATTCCTTCTGAAAGCAAAAGAGAAGGGATTCTCCGTGAAAATCCATGCGGATGAAATCGATCCTCTAGGCGGTACGGAAATGGCCGTCGGAATCGGTGCCGTCAGCGGCGATCACCTCGTCGGGGCATCCCCTGAAGGCATCAAGGCCCTCGGGGAAGGGAATACGATTGCCGTCCTGTTACCGGGCACGTCGTTCTACCTGAATAAAGGGAAATATGCGAATGCAAGAGGCATGATTGAGGCAGGGGCCGCCGTCACGCTTTCAACGGATTTCAATCCGGGAAGCTCACCGACGGAAAACCTGCAGCTTATCATGAACCTCGCTTCCCTGCAGCTGAAGATGACACCCGAGGAGATTTGGAACGCCGTCACCGTCAATGCCGCCCATGCCATCAACCGTGGAGACGTGGCCGGGAAGATTGCCGTCGGCAGGAAGGCGGATATCGTCCTTTGGGATGCGCCGAATCACCACTACATCCCGTACCATTACGGAGTCAATCACACGGCTGCCGTCGTGAAGTCGGGCCGCGTCGTGTACCGCAGGAGAATCGACCATGAATATGCCTATTAA
- the hutU gene encoding urocanate hydratase, with product MVKADKRIVRVKKGTEIECKGWEQEAVLRMLYNNLDPEVAEIPEELVVYGGIGKAARNWESFDAIVRSLRELENDETLLIQSGKPVGKFRTHTAAPRVLLSNSVLVPKWADWDHFHELDKKGLIMYGQMTAGSWIYIGTQGILQGTYETFAALAKKHYNGSLKGTITLTAGLGGMGGAQPLAVTMNGGVVIAVEVDEERIDKRLDTRYCDVKTDSIDEALLMAHEARDKREALSIGLLGNAAEVHHELLRRGVKIDIVTDQTSAHDPLNGYVPEGYSLKEAAELRSSDPKRYTDLSKKSMAKHVEAMLEFQKRGSIVFDYGNNIRQVAKDEGVEDAFAFPGFVPAYIRPLFCEGKGPFRWAALSGDPADIHRTDRLIKELFPENEALNRWIDMAQEKVAFQGLPSRICWLGYGERVKMGLAINELVKNGELKAPIVIGRDHLDCGSVASPNRETESMKDGSDAVGDWAILNALINTAAGGSWISFHHGGGVGMGYSLHAGMVAVADGTDLAKERLERVLTSDPGMGVIRHADAGYDIANETAEKHGIHIPMKRGNEE from the coding sequence ATGGTTAAAGCGGATAAACGAATCGTACGCGTGAAAAAAGGAACGGAAATCGAATGCAAAGGGTGGGAGCAGGAAGCGGTCCTCCGCATGCTCTACAACAATCTTGACCCAGAAGTGGCGGAAATCCCTGAGGAGCTCGTCGTATACGGAGGGATCGGGAAGGCTGCACGGAACTGGGAATCCTTCGATGCCATCGTCCGTTCCTTGCGGGAACTGGAGAATGATGAAACCCTTCTGATCCAGTCCGGGAAGCCTGTCGGGAAATTCAGGACCCACACAGCAGCCCCGAGGGTGCTCCTGTCCAACTCCGTCCTCGTACCGAAATGGGCGGACTGGGATCATTTCCACGAGCTCGACAAGAAGGGGCTCATCATGTACGGCCAGATGACAGCGGGAAGCTGGATCTACATCGGGACACAAGGAATCCTTCAGGGAACATACGAGACGTTCGCTGCCCTTGCCAAAAAGCATTACAACGGATCCCTCAAAGGGACCATCACCCTGACGGCCGGGCTTGGTGGGATGGGCGGGGCTCAGCCCCTTGCCGTCACCATGAACGGAGGGGTCGTCATCGCTGTGGAAGTGGATGAGGAACGGATCGATAAGCGCCTGGATACCCGGTACTGCGATGTGAAGACAGATTCCATCGATGAAGCCCTCCTCATGGCACATGAAGCCCGTGACAAAAGGGAAGCGCTATCCATCGGCCTTCTCGGGAATGCGGCAGAAGTTCATCATGAACTGCTGCGACGCGGCGTGAAGATCGATATCGTCACCGATCAGACGTCGGCACACGATCCGTTGAACGGATATGTCCCGGAAGGCTACAGCCTCAAGGAAGCGGCAGAACTGCGGAGCTCCGATCCGAAACGCTATACGGATCTTTCCAAGAAGAGCATGGCGAAGCATGTGGAGGCGATGCTCGAGTTCCAGAAGCGCGGCAGCATCGTATTCGATTACGGAAACAACATCCGCCAGGTCGCGAAGGATGAAGGAGTAGAGGATGCTTTCGCATTCCCGGGCTTCGTCCCGGCCTATATCCGTCCTCTATTCTGCGAAGGGAAAGGACCATTCCGCTGGGCAGCCCTGTCGGGGGATCCTGCAGACATCCACCGGACGGACCGCTTGATCAAGGAGCTCTTCCCAGAGAATGAGGCCCTCAACCGCTGGATCGATATGGCCCAGGAGAAGGTGGCATTTCAGGGCCTCCCGTCAAGGATCTGCTGGCTCGGATACGGAGAACGCGTGAAGATGGGCCTTGCCATCAATGAGCTGGTGAAAAACGGGGAGCTGAAAGCGCCGATTGTCATCGGACGGGACCATCTCGACTGTGGATCCGTCGCTTCCCCGAACCGGGAAACGGAAAGCATGAAGGACGGAAGCGATGCCGTCGGTGACTGGGCGATCCTGAATGCCCTCATCAACACGGCGGCCGGTGGATCGTGGATTTCCTTTCACCATGGTGGTGGAGTCGGCATGGGCTACTCCCTCCACGCCGGGATGGTCGCTGTCGCAGACGGCACGGATCTCGCGAAGGAACGGCTGGAGCGCGTGCTCACCTCAGATCCGGGGATGGGCGTCATCCGTCACGCAGATGCAGGGTATGACATCGCCAACGAAACCGCGGAAAAGCACGGGATCCATATCCCGATGAAGAGGGGGAATGAAGAATGA
- the hutH gene encoding histidine ammonia-lyase has product MVELTGCSLTLAQAKQVIDEKVFVTLSQESMERVKKSREAVERIVKEKRVVYGINTGFGKFSDVLIDPEDVEELQLNLIHSHACGVGDPFPENVSRAMLLLRANALLKGYSGVRPVIVERLVEFLNKEIHPVVPQQGSLGASGDLAPLSHLALALMGEGQVHYRGEIHDTLTVLSKENIFPIQLQAKEGLALINGTQAMTAMGVIGYLEAEELAHQSELIASLTMEGLRGITDAFDEDVHLVRGYTQQVDTASRIRGYLTGSKLTTRQGELRVQDAYSLRCIPQVHGASWQALDYVKEKLEIEMNAATDNPLIFEDGEKIISGGNFHGQPIAFAMDFMKIAVAELANISERRVERLVNPQLNDLPPFLSPEPGLQSGAMIMQYCAASLVSENKTLAHPASVDSIPSSANQEDHVSMGTIGSRHAYQILQNTRRVVAIELVCSLQAVEHRGVDLMAPSTRRFYDEARKIIPSITKDRIFSKDIEAAASWLQSIQLHTIISTGTKEETTNG; this is encoded by the coding sequence ATGGTGGAATTGACAGGATGCTCCCTGACGTTGGCTCAGGCGAAGCAGGTGATCGATGAGAAGGTGTTCGTCACCCTCTCGCAGGAAAGCATGGAGAGGGTAAAGAAGAGCCGTGAAGCGGTTGAGCGGATCGTGAAAGAAAAGCGGGTCGTTTACGGCATCAACACAGGATTCGGGAAGTTCAGCGATGTGCTCATCGACCCTGAGGATGTGGAAGAGCTTCAGCTGAATCTCATCCACTCCCACGCATGCGGAGTGGGGGATCCGTTCCCTGAAAACGTCTCGAGGGCGATGCTCCTCTTGAGGGCGAACGCCCTGCTGAAAGGATACTCGGGCGTGCGGCCCGTCATCGTTGAGCGATTGGTGGAGTTCCTCAATAAAGAGATCCACCCCGTCGTTCCACAGCAAGGGTCACTCGGTGCAAGTGGGGATCTGGCCCCGCTTTCCCATCTCGCCCTCGCCCTCATGGGAGAAGGGCAGGTGCACTATCGCGGCGAGATCCATGACACCCTTACCGTCCTTTCAAAAGAGAACATTTTCCCGATCCAGCTCCAGGCAAAAGAGGGCCTTGCCTTGATCAATGGCACCCAAGCCATGACGGCCATGGGGGTCATCGGCTACCTGGAAGCAGAAGAACTCGCCCATCAGAGCGAGCTGATCGCAAGCCTCACGATGGAGGGACTGAGGGGGATCACCGATGCCTTCGATGAAGATGTCCATCTCGTCAGGGGCTACACGCAGCAGGTCGACACTGCCTCGCGGATCCGCGGCTACCTCACGGGCAGCAAACTGACGACGAGACAGGGGGAGCTAAGGGTCCAAGATGCTTATTCCCTTCGCTGCATCCCCCAGGTGCACGGCGCTTCGTGGCAGGCCCTCGACTATGTGAAGGAAAAACTCGAGATCGAGATGAACGCAGCCACGGATAATCCACTGATCTTTGAAGACGGGGAGAAAATCATCTCGGGAGGAAACTTCCACGGTCAGCCGATCGCCTTTGCCATGGACTTCATGAAAATCGCCGTCGCTGAGCTTGCCAATATCTCTGAGCGGAGGGTCGAGCGCCTCGTCAACCCGCAGCTGAACGACCTGCCGCCGTTCCTCAGTCCCGAGCCCGGTCTTCAGTCGGGAGCGATGATCATGCAGTACTGTGCCGCCTCTCTTGTATCGGAAAATAAAACCCTGGCCCATCCGGCGAGCGTCGATTCCATCCCGTCGTCGGCCAATCAGGAAGATCATGTGAGCATGGGGACCATCGGCTCCCGCCACGCCTATCAGATCCTTCAGAATACGCGGCGTGTCGTGGCCATCGAGCTCGTCTGCAGCCTTCAGGCAGTTGAGCACCGGGGAGTGGACCTCATGGCTCCGAGCACGAGGCGATTCTACGATGAAGCACGCAAAATCATCCCGAGCATCACAAAGGACCGTATATTCTCGAAAGATATCGAAGCCGCAGCTTCATGGCTACAATCCATTCAATTGCACACCATCATTTCGACAGGGACGAAGGAGGAAACGACCAATGGTTAA
- the hutP gene encoding hut operon transcriptional regulator HutP produces MKTAGNNRIGKNAMLLLLTERSEEDWNRHFNELNWSYCTGRIGSMDSQKIVAAIETAAKRSDIVREDLYREMHALYHAIMEALTGVTRGHTQLGEILRTVGLSFSVVRGTPYPQEEEGEWIAVALYGTIGAPVKGLEHETIGLGINHM; encoded by the coding sequence ATGAAAACAGCAGGGAATAACCGAATCGGCAAGAATGCCATGCTCCTTCTCCTCACCGAGAGGTCTGAAGAGGACTGGAATCGCCATTTCAACGAACTGAACTGGAGCTATTGCACCGGCAGGATCGGATCGATGGACAGCCAAAAGATCGTCGCGGCCATCGAGACCGCTGCAAAGCGGAGCGATATCGTCCGTGAAGACCTGTACCGCGAGATGCACGCTCTTTACCATGCCATCATGGAAGCACTCACGGGCGTCACAAGGGGTCATACCCAGCTGGGGGAGATCCTCAGGACAGTGGGGCTGAGCTTTTCGGTCGTAAGGGGAACGCCCTATCCCCAGGAAGAGGAAGGCGAGTGGATCGCCGTCGCTCTTTACGGGACCATCGGTGCCCCGGTGAAGGGACTTGAACATGAGACGATCGGTCTCGGAATCAATCATATGTAA
- a CDS encoding efflux RND transporter periplasmic adaptor subunit translates to MMKKLIRYSIVTVSLVFVGVNTYLIEKADSRVDREVRINHWELSRQETLRDMLYKPGVVIPEEDQYLYFNDESATFKKFLIKEGEQVKSGTPLYEYEVTDQYQQRDVLKSEVEKLEEDASNIKDAISELSKLVTSLPSPSSDEKDAPIEAGALQSEYDIKREMVSKQLEAEQLESQIKSLEKQIAAIDSYETTLTVESSVSGTVKSLSHEIQNPLVTIASDSTVVTTDLTELEVDEVEENLNVRVKHDGKKSLDGVITKVDRLPKADPHLKTESLYPAEVQVQEAQWRPGQHVSLSIIMEEAKDVVTVPVSAIEKVDDQAYLWIMTKNGTVKKRKIETGLEVDGRQAITSGVKAGEMYVEEPEEITALKDQTRFITALDWRRLKIRDFKTLDRADVYTNLMLGILERK, encoded by the coding sequence ATGATGAAGAAACTTATTCGCTACAGCATCGTAACCGTGAGCCTCGTTTTCGTAGGCGTGAATACATATCTAATTGAAAAAGCCGACAGCCGGGTCGACCGGGAAGTCCGCATCAACCACTGGGAACTGAGCCGTCAGGAAACCCTCAGGGACATGCTCTACAAGCCTGGAGTGGTCATTCCAGAGGAAGATCAGTATCTCTACTTCAATGATGAGTCTGCCACCTTCAAAAAGTTCCTAATAAAAGAAGGGGAACAGGTCAAATCAGGAACACCCCTATATGAATATGAGGTCACCGATCAGTATCAACAACGCGACGTGCTGAAATCGGAAGTGGAGAAGCTGGAAGAAGATGCTTCCAACATTAAAGATGCCATTAGCGAACTATCCAAGCTGGTCACTTCCCTTCCATCCCCATCCTCCGATGAAAAAGATGCTCCCATCGAAGCAGGGGCCTTACAATCAGAGTATGATATCAAGCGTGAAATGGTTTCTAAACAGCTTGAAGCCGAGCAACTTGAGAGCCAGATCAAGAGCCTCGAAAAGCAGATCGCCGCTATCGATTCATATGAGACGACCCTTACAGTGGAGAGCAGCGTGAGCGGGACGGTCAAAAGTCTGTCACACGAAATCCAGAATCCCCTCGTCACGATCGCTTCGGATTCCACTGTCGTCACGACCGATCTGACAGAGCTAGAAGTCGATGAGGTGGAGGAAAACTTGAATGTCCGGGTGAAGCATGACGGGAAGAAATCCCTTGATGGGGTCATCACCAAAGTGGACCGCCTGCCGAAAGCCGACCCCCATCTGAAGACCGAAAGCCTTTATCCTGCGGAGGTACAAGTGCAGGAAGCGCAGTGGAGACCCGGTCAGCACGTGTCCCTTTCCATCATCATGGAGGAAGCGAAGGATGTCGTTACGGTACCTGTCTCCGCCATTGAGAAGGTGGACGACCAGGCGTACCTCTGGATTATGACGAAAAACGGCACCGTCAAAAAGCGCAAGATCGAGACGGGTCTTGAAGTCGACGGGCGTCAGGCCATCACCTCAGGCGTAAAAGCCGGAGAAATGTATGTGGAGGAACCGGAAGAGATTACAGCCCTGAAGGATCAGACAAGATTCATCACGGCCCTTGACTGGCGCCGATTGAAAATCCGTGATTTCAAGACCCTTGACCGCGCTGATGTGTACACTAACCTGATGCTTGGAATACTGGAGCGAAAATAA
- a CDS encoding alkaline phosphatase produces the protein MNGSKKIACILLPLILLAFTAPTACLHAAAPKKNVIFMIMDGTNSDAVTLSRWYKGSPLHLDGILTGGVRTYSAESAITDSAAAGTAMATGVKTKADYIGMDPEGRPLITVLEAAKLHGYATGIVATSPVQHATPAAFTSHAITREEFSSIGEQQVYQDLDVVLGGGSAWLAPKEKNLPQDDGMLKTDEVTRKDGEDLKKPLRDAGYAYIDNRKELLLEPSAGKLWGAFALEDLSYDLDRSELKPDEPTLSEMTRTAISHLSKEKTGFFLMVEGSKVDWAAHQHDPVGMISEILSFDRAVGEALTFAKKDGNTMVVAVTDHGNSGLTIGNTDLDGSYKHQSMKRFIDPLKKARLTVEGATSLLEGKDATDALGAYGLDSQSCRWSPSKKELKAQMTSSLSQKAGLGFTTHGHTGEDVFLYAFGPGKPSGLHENTDLPGIMADFLGFSLDTYRSWYVDGRDSLEKQGYEVTLKTGTANPELLAKKGKTILRFPENKNYYMSNDDKIPLKSVTVFNGKTFYIHLDSM, from the coding sequence ATGAACGGATCGAAAAAGATCGCCTGCATCCTGCTTCCACTTATCCTCCTGGCATTTACGGCGCCCACTGCGTGCCTCCATGCCGCTGCCCCCAAAAAGAATGTCATCTTCATGATCATGGATGGCACGAATTCAGATGCCGTCACCCTTTCACGATGGTATAAAGGATCACCGCTCCACCTGGATGGCATCCTAACGGGTGGGGTGAGGACCTACTCAGCTGAATCGGCCATCACGGACTCTGCCGCAGCCGGGACGGCCATGGCGACAGGGGTGAAGACAAAAGCCGATTACATCGGCATGGACCCCGAAGGTCGACCCCTCATCACGGTACTTGAAGCCGCTAAGTTGCATGGCTATGCAACAGGGATCGTCGCCACCTCCCCTGTTCAACATGCCACACCCGCCGCCTTCACCTCCCATGCCATCACACGGGAGGAGTTCAGCTCCATCGGCGAACAGCAGGTATATCAGGATCTCGATGTTGTCCTTGGAGGAGGTTCCGCATGGCTTGCACCGAAGGAAAAGAATCTTCCCCAGGATGACGGTATGCTGAAGACCGACGAGGTCACCCGCAAGGATGGAGAGGATTTAAAAAAACCCCTTCGAGACGCTGGATATGCCTACATAGACAACAGGAAGGAACTGCTCTTGGAGCCTTCTGCCGGAAAGCTGTGGGGAGCGTTTGCTTTAGAGGACCTTTCCTACGATCTGGACCGGAGCGAGCTGAAGCCGGATGAGCCTACCCTGAGCGAGATGACCCGGACGGCCATCTCCCACCTGTCCAAGGAAAAGACCGGCTTCTTCCTCATGGTTGAAGGAAGCAAGGTCGATTGGGCCGCTCATCAACATGATCCCGTAGGTATGATCAGTGAAATCCTGAGCTTCGACCGTGCCGTCGGCGAGGCCTTGACGTTTGCAAAAAAAGATGGGAACACAATGGTCGTCGCCGTGACAGACCATGGCAACAGCGGGCTTACAATCGGAAATACTGACCTTGACGGATCGTATAAGCACCAGTCCATGAAACGCTTCATCGATCCTCTGAAGAAAGCGAGACTCACCGTCGAAGGCGCTACCTCCCTTCTTGAAGGAAAAGATGCCACGGATGCCCTCGGTGCATACGGCCTGGACTCTCAATCATGCCGATGGAGCCCTTCCAAGAAGGAATTGAAAGCACAGATGACCTCCTCCCTTTCACAAAAAGCTGGACTCGGATTCACCACCCATGGACATACAGGTGAAGATGTCTTCCTTTATGCATTCGGTCCCGGCAAGCCTTCGGGACTTCATGAAAACACCGATCTCCCCGGGATCATGGCTGACTTCCTCGGCTTTTCCCTGGACACCTATCGCTCCTGGTATGTAGATGGAAGAGATTCTCTTGAAAAACAGGGATACGAGGTCACGTTGAAAACAGGGACAGCCAACCCCGAATTGCTGGCCAAGAAAGGGAAAACGATCCTCCGATTCCCTGAAAACAAGAACTACTACATGTCGAATGATGACAAAATCCCATTGAAAAGCGTCACGGTTTTCAACGGGAAGACCTTCTATATCCACTTGGATTCCATGTAG
- a CDS encoding SWIM zinc finger family protein, with translation MSIRIEELKEQLYHVSESLEEVLDPKREADRNIVSKGLMLFRQNSVSQVKVRDEEVMAQVQDVTPVSVELNFTFPLISSCSCPQDVFCRHQLAVFLFLLNKTGSVSEWVGNWRSGKHDTAGGLEDLMKKHGGLKKASDLLKERKTRGNTPEEWWDYFHTLLKPDDFELLQRQPYIMDVLVQNIMKRFMKESPFEREWKPLYKLYATLYLTIHLDRFLQEKGVKAGTEQYSMYDYLLGEMEDALEKMSVHAMPFSFDPYIAFLKEKTVWLSDSTKNSTLIKAEVYRFLWYFLFKQKAWRQEEIKRISESGEDLETFGHLALLHHYLMLEEFDKADGVAKGLGSELVSFSEFWLRKFFTGRRYEAGLFLVRHLLERLPEHVGYLDQFEASRFVRWFIRIMPMDWLTEKDPLLVKELLLAMLPYSFFHYNEYLINVKEYKEWVELQRYMNYSIPEMEGMGLKDLTKEQPELALPLYFSGVMNAIEQKNRDSYRQAVRYMKKIRTIYRKLKQTDKWDQFLSYILDRFKRLRAFQEECRKGKLIDA, from the coding sequence ATGTCGATTCGTATTGAGGAACTGAAGGAACAACTTTATCACGTGAGCGAATCCCTCGAGGAAGTACTTGACCCTAAACGTGAAGCGGACCGCAATATCGTTTCCAAAGGGCTCATGCTCTTCAGGCAGAATTCGGTCTCACAGGTGAAGGTGCGCGATGAAGAAGTGATGGCCCAGGTCCAGGATGTGACGCCCGTCTCCGTGGAGCTGAACTTCACCTTCCCCCTCATCTCTTCCTGTTCTTGCCCTCAGGACGTGTTCTGCCGCCATCAGCTGGCCGTATTTTTGTTCTTATTGAATAAGACGGGCAGCGTCAGCGAGTGGGTCGGCAACTGGCGGAGCGGAAAACACGATACAGCCGGCGGACTTGAAGACCTGATGAAGAAGCACGGGGGCTTGAAGAAAGCGAGCGACCTGCTCAAAGAGCGGAAAACACGGGGGAACACCCCTGAGGAGTGGTGGGATTACTTCCATACCCTCCTGAAGCCGGATGACTTTGAGCTTCTGCAGAGGCAGCCTTATATCATGGATGTGCTCGTACAGAATATCATGAAGCGTTTCATGAAGGAGTCACCCTTCGAGCGTGAATGGAAGCCCCTTTACAAGCTGTATGCCACGCTCTACCTGACGATCCATCTCGACCGCTTCCTTCAGGAAAAAGGCGTGAAGGCCGGTACGGAGCAATACAGCATGTATGATTATCTCCTTGGTGAAATGGAGGATGCATTGGAGAAGATGTCTGTGCATGCTATGCCGTTCAGCTTCGATCCATATATTGCTTTCTTGAAGGAAAAAACCGTGTGGCTCAGTGACTCCACCAAAAACAGCACCTTGATCAAGGCCGAAGTGTATCGTTTCCTCTGGTACTTCCTCTTTAAACAGAAGGCTTGGAGACAGGAGGAAATCAAACGGATCTCTGAGTCGGGTGAAGACCTTGAAACGTTCGGTCACCTTGCCCTCCTGCACCACTATCTGATGCTTGAAGAATTCGACAAAGCCGATGGAGTGGCAAAGGGACTAGGAAGTGAACTGGTTTCGTTCTCTGAATTTTGGCTGCGCAAGTTCTTCACCGGCAGACGGTACGAAGCGGGACTTTTCCTTGTCAGGCACCTCCTTGAGCGACTCCCGGAACATGTCGGATACCTCGATCAGTTCGAAGCGTCCCGTTTCGTCCGCTGGTTCATCCGCATCATGCCCATGGACTGGCTCACGGAAAAAGATCCGCTGCTCGTCAAGGAACTTCTCCTTGCCATGCTTCCGTACAGCTTCTTCCATTACAATGAATATCTGATCAATGTAAAGGAGTACAAGGAATGGGTAGAGCTGCAGCGTTATATGAACTACAGCATTCCTGAAATGGAAGGGATGGGACTGAAGGATCTCACGAAGGAACAACCGGAACTCGCCCTCCCCCTTTATTTCAGCGGGGTCATGAACGCAATCGAGCAGAAGAACCGTGATAGCTACAGGCAGGCGGTCCGCTACATGAAAAAAATTCGGACCATCTACCGGAAGCTGAAGCAGACGGATAAGTGGGACCAATTCCTGTCCTATATCCTAGATAGATTCAAACGCCTCCGGGCTTTCCAAGAAGAATGCAGAAAGGGTAAGTTAATCGATGCTTAA